DNA from Frateuria edaphi:
CGATGCCGTTCGCCTTCGGCGCACTGCGCTCCGGCGGGCTGGGCAAGCGCATCTTCGTAGGCATCCTGCTGGCGATCGGCTGGTACTTCCTGCAGAAGGCGCTGGTGAACTTCGCCACCATCTACGGCGTGCCGCCGCTGCCGGCCAACCTGCTGCCCGCGGCAGTGCTGGCGCTCGGGGCGTGGCTGTATTTCCGCAAGCGCAGCTGACGCCCCTGCAGGAGTGCACCCGTGCGCGACCGGGATCATGACGGTCGAGCACAGATGCGCTCCCGCAAGGGCCCGGGCAGTGCAACCAGAGGGCATGACATGATCAAGCACACTGCCGAGCTGACCTGGATCCGCGAGGACCAGCCTTTCCTGGACAACCGCTACAGCCGCCGGCACATGGCGCGCTTCGATGGCGGGGAACAGCTTCCGATGTCCTCCTCGCCGGACGTGGTGCCGTCGCCGATGTCCGACCCGTCCGCGGTGGACCCGGAGGAGGCGTTCGTCGCCTCGCTGGCGAGCTGCCACATGTTGTGGTTCCTCAGCCTGGCGGCGCGCCAGGGCTTCCGTGTGGACAGCTATCGCGATGCGGCGACCGGCACCATGGGCCGTGACGACCAGGGGCGCACCGTCATGCGCGACGTGCTGTTGCGTCCGCGCGTGGATTTTTCCGGCGACGCCCTGCCCAGCCGCGAACAGGTCGAGCAGCTGCACCACCAGGCGCACGACACCTGCTACCTGGCCCATTCCGTGCGCTGCGATGTGCGCTGCGAACCGGTCTTCGAATGAACGCCGCTCCGCCCGGCCTGGTGATCTTCGACTGCGACGGCGTGCTGGTGGACAGCGAAGCGATCGCCAACCGCGTGTTCGGGCGGATGCTCGCCGGGCAGGGGCTGGTTCTGGACGACGCGCAGATGGACGAGCTGTTCCTCGGGCGCACGATGGCGCATTGCCTTGCGCTCGTCGTCGAGCGACTGGGAGGACCGTTGCCGGACGACTTCGAGGCCGAACACGACCGGCAGCTGTTCGATGCGTTGGCGGCAGAACTCGCGCCGGTCCCGGGCGTAGTGCAGGTGCTCGACGGGCTCGCGCTGCCGTACTGCGTCGCCTCCAACGGCGGTCCGGACAAGATGCGTTTCAGCCTGGGCCGGGTCGGCCTGCTGCCTCGCTTCGAAGGCCGCCTGTTCAGCGCGGCTCACGTGGCGCGCGGCAAGCCGGCGCCGGACCTGTTCCTGCATGCCGCTGGCCGGATGGGCGTGGCGCCCGCGGCCTGCGTGGTGGTCGAGGATTCGCCGGCCGGCGTCGCCGCCGGCGTGGCGGCGGGCATGCGCGTGCTGGGGTTCGCCGCCCGGACACCGGCCGTGCGCCTGCGCGAGGTCGGCGCGCATCGCGTGTTCACTTCGATGGACGCCCTGCCTGCCCTGCTGGACGAGCGAGTCACCAACGCCGTGTAGGAGCGCCCTCGGGCGCGACCGCCATCCGTGGTCGCGCTGGCGTCTAGCCTTCCGGCTGGCGCCAGTGGCGCGTGAGGCGGCCGATCAGCAGCGGCACCAGTGCAAGCAGGGCGATCGCGCCCAGCGGCAGCAGCACTTCGCGATGCATGAACAGCCCGAAGCCGATCCGGTCGCTTTGCCTCAGCGCGTGGCCCAGGCCAGCGCCGATCGAGGTTTCGAAGATCAGCGCCACGGTTCCACCCAGCCACGTGGTGCCGAGGAACAGCCACATCGGGCAGCGCAGCCACGCGAGGCAGACGGTGATCAGGCCGAACGGCGCGACCGGCACGAAGCGCAGGAACAGCGTGTAGCTCACGGGGTGCTGCTCGAAGCCATGATGCAGTCGCGCCACCAGCGCCGGCGGATGGCGGCTACCCGCGCCGAACGCGTAGCGGCTGGCCAGGAACAGGATGAGCGAACCGAGGGTCAGGCCGATCGACGACCAGGTGGTGCCCTCGACCACGCCGAAGGCAAACCCGCCGGCGAAAATGATGATGACCGTGCCGGGGATGCCGGTCGCCATGGCCAGCGTCAGCAGGCCGATGTAGGCCAGCCGGCTGAGCCAGGGGTGGCTCGCGATCTGGGCGTGCAGTTCACCCTGGTGCGCGACCAGTTGCTCGGGATTGAGCCGGTCCAGCGCGCCCGAGGCGAACAGGACCACGCCGGCGACCACCAGCAGCAGCAACGGCAAGGCGGCGCGCAGCCGGCTCAATAGTGCGCTCCGCCCTGGCCGTACTCGGCGAGCACCGTGCGGGCCTGCTCGCGCAGGATGTCGCGGCGCACGGCGACGCCGCGGCGTTCGAGCTGGCTGATCCAGTCGGCCGGCAGCGGGCCTTCGTCGAAGGTGGTGAGCGACTCGACGTCCTCGGCGCGTGCCCCGATCAGAAGCTCGTCGATGCCGGCCCAGACGGTGGCGCCATAGCACTGGCAGCACGGCTGCGCGCTGGTGGCCAGGATGAAGCGGCCGTTGTCGCCCGCGTTGAGGCGAAAGCTCGACAGGCGCTGCTGGGCCAGCATGTAGGCCATCATTTCCGCGTGCGCCACCGAACAGGTCTGCGGCACGACGCGGTTGATGCCGGCGGAAACCAGGCGGCCGTCCTCGTGGAACACTGCCGCGCCGAACGGTCCGCCGTGGCTGCGCTTGACGTTCTGGCGCGCCAGTTCGATCGCCAGGCCCACGCGTTCCTCATCGGTGAGGTAGCGCCGGCCCGTATCCGCGACTTCGCCGACCCAGGGCGGCAGGGTGAGATGCAGTTGCAGCGGCAGCAGCACGTCAGGCCTGCTTGGCCCAGGTGTCGCGCAGCGTCACCGTGCGGTTGAACACCGGCGCGTCCGGGCGATGGTCGAGGCGGTCGGCGACGAAGTAGCCCAGCCGCTCGAATTGGAAGCGCTGTTCCGGTTCGGCGTTCGCCGCCGCCGGTTCGAGCCAGCCGCGGCCGATGCGCTTGGCGTCCGGGTTGATGTGCTCGATCCAGCTCTTGCCATCGCTCTCGTCGTCCGGCGCCGCCGCGTCGAACAGGCGGTCGTACATGCGCACCTCGGCGGCGACCGCGTGGCGCGCGCTGACCCAGTGGATGGTGCCCTTGACCTTGCGGTCGGCGCCCGGCAGGCCGGCGCGCGTCTCCGGGTCGAGCGTGCAAAGTAGCTCGATGACGTCGCCGGCGGCGTCCTTGACCACTTCCTCGCACTTGACGATACCCACGCCGCGCAGGCGCACCTCGCCACCAGGGACGAGGCGCTTGAAGCCCTTCGGCGGGACTTCGGCGAAATCCTCGCGCTCGATCCACACGGTGCTGGCGAACGGCACCTCGCGCGTGCCGAAGCCCTCGTCCTTCGGATGGTTGGCGAACCGCAAGGTTTCCTCGTGGTTGCCGGGCAGGTTGGTGATGGTCAGCTTGAGCGGGTCGAGCACGGCCATGCGACGCGGCGCGGTCGCGTCCAGGTCCTCGCGCACGCAGTTCTCGAGGATCGCGTAGTCGATCACGCTGTTCTGCTTGCTGATGCCGAGGCGCTCGATCAGCAGACGCAGGCCGGCCGGCGTGAAGCCGCGGCGGCGCAGGCCGCGCAGGGTGTTCATGCGCGGGTCGTCCCAGCCGTCGACCAGGCCTTCGTTCACCAGCTGCGCGAGCTTGCGCTTGCTGGTGATGCAGTAGGACAGGTTCAGGCGCGAGAACTCGATCTGGCGCGGCTTGGCGGGTTTGGCCTCGAGCCCGGCGTCGACGACCGACTGCCACAGCTGCGGATGCGCGGTCAGGTCGACGTTGTCCACGCACCAGTCGTAGAGCGGGCGGTGGTCCTCGAACTCCAGCGTGCACAGCGAGTGGGTGATGCCTTCCATCGCGTCGGACAGCGCGTGGGCGAAGTCGTACATCGGGTAGATCGGCCAGGCGTCGCCGGTGTTCTGGTGCGCAACCTTGCGGATACGGTAGAGCGCCGGGTCGCGCAGGTTGATGTTGCCCGAGGCCATGTCGATCTTCGCGCGCAGCGTCTTGCTGCCGTCGGCGAACTCGCCCGCGCGCATGCGCCGGAACAGGTCGAGGTTCTCCTCGATCGAACGCTCGCGATACGGCGAGTTGCGGCCCGGCTCGGTCAACGTGCCGCGGTACTCGCGCACCTCATCGGCGGAAAGGTCGTCGACATAGGCCTTGCCGTCCTCGATCAGCTTGAGCGCGGCGCGGTAGAACACGTCGAAGTAATCCGACGCGTGGCGCAGGTCGTGCCACTCATAGCCCAGCCAGCGCACGTCGTCCTTGATGCCGGCGACGAACTCGGGGTCTTCCTTGCCGGGGTTGGTGTCGTCCAGGCGCAGGTTGCACCAGCCGCCGAACTCGCGCGCGATGCCGAAATTCAGGCAGATCGCCTTGGCATGGCCGATGTGCAGGTAGCCGTTGGGCTCGGGCGGGAAGCGTGTGCGGATCGCGGTGTGCTTGCCGCTGGCGAGGTACTCGCGAATGATCTGGCGCACGAAATCCCGCTGCACGTCGGTCCGCGGCGTGTTGTCGTGGCTGGCGGGTTCGGCGGCGGTGTTCTCGCTGGACATCGGTGCGGCTCGGGCAGGTACGGGCGGAAACAGGGGAGTTTACCCTGAGTTGCGCATCTCCCCGCGGATGGTGCGGCAGGGCGTCACGGCCGGGCCCGCCCGCTACAATCGACCGATTCCCTTCCATCGAAACGCCCGATGCCTGCAGCCGGCCTGTCCATCCTCGATCCGCGCGTCCTCGAAACCGCTGCGGACCACCGTGCGGAGTTCATCTCGGCGGCGCCCTTCCCGCACGTGGTGATCGAGAATTTCCTGGACCCGACCTTCGCCAGGGAACTGCTGGCATCGTTCCCCGCCTTCGAACGTGGCAACAGCGTCGGCGACGACGGTACGCCCGGCGGCAAGTCGACGCTCGATCGCATCCGCGGCGTCGGGCCGGCCTACCAGCGCCTGGACGACGCGATCAAGAGCCCGGAATTCCTGAAGGCGGTGGGCGAAATCACGGGTATCGACGGGCTGATGTATGACCCTTGGTACCTCGGCGGCGGCACCCACGAGAACCGCAACGGGATGGCGCTCGATCCGCACGTGGACTTCAACTTCCATCCCAGCGAGCGCTGGCACCGGCGGCTCAACCTGATCGTCTATCTCAACCCGGAATGGGAAGCGGAATGGGGCGGTTGCCTGGAGCTGTTCCGCGACCCCCACGCCGATGCCCGGCCGACACGCTCGGTGGCGCCGCTGTTCAACCGCTGCGTGATTTTCGAGACCTCCGAGCGCTCCTGGCATGCGTTCGATCCGATCCGGCTGCCGCCGCAGCGCGAGGACCTGACGCGCCGG
Protein-coding regions in this window:
- a CDS encoding OsmC family protein, with the translated sequence MIKHTAELTWIREDQPFLDNRYSRRHMARFDGGEQLPMSSSPDVVPSPMSDPSAVDPEEAFVASLASCHMLWFLSLAARQGFRVDSYRDAATGTMGRDDQGRTVMRDVLLRPRVDFSGDALPSREQVEQLHHQAHDTCYLAHSVRCDVRCEPVFE
- a CDS encoding HAD family hydrolase, which codes for MNAAPPGLVIFDCDGVLVDSEAIANRVFGRMLAGQGLVLDDAQMDELFLGRTMAHCLALVVERLGGPLPDDFEAEHDRQLFDALAAELAPVPGVVQVLDGLALPYCVASNGGPDKMRFSLGRVGLLPRFEGRLFSAAHVARGKPAPDLFLHAAGRMGVAPAACVVVEDSPAGVAAGVAAGMRVLGFAARTPAVRLREVGAHRVFTSMDALPALLDERVTNAV
- a CDS encoding TVP38/TMEM64 family protein, with product MSRLRAALPLLLLVVAGVVLFASGALDRLNPEQLVAHQGELHAQIASHPWLSRLAYIGLLTLAMATGIPGTVIIIFAGGFAFGVVEGTTWSSIGLTLGSLILFLASRYAFGAGSRHPPALVARLHHGFEQHPVSYTLFLRFVPVAPFGLITVCLAWLRCPMWLFLGTTWLGGTVALIFETSIGAGLGHALRQSDRIGFGLFMHREVLLPLGAIALLALVPLLIGRLTRHWRQPEG
- a CDS encoding nucleoside deaminase, whose translation is MLPLQLHLTLPPWVGEVADTGRRYLTDEERVGLAIELARQNVKRSHGGPFGAAVFHEDGRLVSAGINRVVPQTCSVAHAEMMAYMLAQQRLSSFRLNAGDNGRFILATSAQPCCQCYGATVWAGIDELLIGARAEDVESLTTFDEGPLPADWISQLERRGVAVRRDILREQARTVLAEYGQGGAHY
- a CDS encoding glutamine--tRNA ligase/YqeY domain fusion protein — protein: MSSENTAAEPASHDNTPRTDVQRDFVRQIIREYLASGKHTAIRTRFPPEPNGYLHIGHAKAICLNFGIAREFGGWCNLRLDDTNPGKEDPEFVAGIKDDVRWLGYEWHDLRHASDYFDVFYRAALKLIEDGKAYVDDLSADEVREYRGTLTEPGRNSPYRERSIEENLDLFRRMRAGEFADGSKTLRAKIDMASGNINLRDPALYRIRKVAHQNTGDAWPIYPMYDFAHALSDAMEGITHSLCTLEFEDHRPLYDWCVDNVDLTAHPQLWQSVVDAGLEAKPAKPRQIEFSRLNLSYCITSKRKLAQLVNEGLVDGWDDPRMNTLRGLRRRGFTPAGLRLLIERLGISKQNSVIDYAILENCVREDLDATAPRRMAVLDPLKLTITNLPGNHEETLRFANHPKDEGFGTREVPFASTVWIEREDFAEVPPKGFKRLVPGGEVRLRGVGIVKCEEVVKDAAGDVIELLCTLDPETRAGLPGADRKVKGTIHWVSARHAVAAEVRMYDRLFDAAAPDDESDGKSWIEHINPDAKRIGRGWLEPAAANAEPEQRFQFERLGYFVADRLDHRPDAPVFNRTVTLRDTWAKQA
- a CDS encoding 2OG-Fe(II) oxygenase; protein product: MPAAGLSILDPRVLETAADHRAEFISAAPFPHVVIENFLDPTFARELLASFPAFERGNSVGDDGTPGGKSTLDRIRGVGPAYQRLDDAIKSPEFLKAVGEITGIDGLMYDPWYLGGGTHENRNGMALDPHVDFNFHPSERWHRRLNLIVYLNPEWEAEWGGCLELFRDPHADARPTRSVAPLFNRCVIFETSERSWHAFDPIRLPPQREDLTRRSIALYFYTKDRPAQETAPRHTTYYVNRQLPGHIDEGRTLSRGDVAEIRQLLDLRDAHIRMLYAENTALRQAQDRGLTGHLLYLAKRAYVRFRR